CACCTTAGTTTGCCCGCCACCGGAACAGTGAATCATGCCTGAAATGGCACTTTTGTGTTGCGCTAAAATGGTTTTTATAACCGGTAAATAGGTTCTGGTGGGAGATAACACTAATTTGCCGACAGTTATATCTTTCCCACCGATAGATAATGTATCGGTTAATTTTTTCGAACCGGTATAAACTACTTCATTGGGTATCAGCGGATTATAACTATCCGGGTATTTTTCGGCGTATGCTTTTGAAAAAACATCGTGACGCGCACTGGTAAGTCCGTTGCTGCCCATACCACCGTTGTAGTCGGTTTCGTATGTCGACTGACCATAACTCGCCAGTCCCACAATTACATTACCCGGTTGTATGTTGTTGATTACCAGCTCATTACGTTTTATTCTGCCAAAAGCGGTAATGCCAACATCAATGGTGCGTACAATATCACCCACATCAGCAGTTTCGCCACCGGCATGGTGAATGGTGATGCCGTGTTGAGCCATATTTTCGAGAAAATGGTTGGTACCATTGATTACAGCTGCTAAAACACTTCCGGGAATGATACTTTTGTTTCGGCCAATGGTTGATGAAATCGTGATATTATCAGTAATTCCCACACAAGCCATATCATCGAGGTTCATAACCAAAGCATCTTGTGCAACACCTTCCCAAACACTTAAATCTCCGGTTTCCTGCCAATAAATGTAGGCTAAAGCCGTTTTTGTGCCTGCGGTATCGGCGTGCATTACATTGCAATACGCTCCATCGCCGGCGGCAAAATCAGGTAAAATTTTACAGAAAGCGTTGGGAAACAAGCCTTTATCCATGTGGGCAATAGCTTTATGCACTTCTTCTTTTTGCGATGAAACCCCACGCAACCCGTATTTATCCTGATTCATGCGGCAAAGTTACGGAAATGCTTAAATCTGCTCATTTGTTACCCAAACAATTAATTAACAATTAATTAATCATCTTTACTGTTGCGGTGTAAGGGCAGGCAAGTATTTTAGCCAAAGATTAAATTTGCTCTGTACAACCGAATGTATATGAGCGCGAAAAAGACGAAAAAATTGAAGTTAAAATATATCAACCGGGACATCAGCTGGTTATCCTTTAATGAAAGAGTGTTGCAGGAAGCTGAAGATAACAGTGTTCCATTAAATGAACGCATTCGTTTTCTGGGCATTTTTTCCAATAATCAGGATGAGTTATTCAGGGTGCGTGTTGCAGTGTTGCGGCGCATGATGCGTTTGCAAAAATCGCAATTGAAAGTATTTGATGTAAATCCGCAAAAAACATTAAATCAAATTCAAAAAAAGGTATTGGTTTT
This sequence is a window from Bacteroidota bacterium. Protein-coding genes within it:
- a CDS encoding phosphoribosylformylglycinamidine cyclo-ligase, whose product is MNQDKYGLRGVSSQKEEVHKAIAHMDKGLFPNAFCKILPDFAAGDGAYCNVMHADTAGTKTALAYIYWQETGDLSVWEGVAQDALVMNLDDMACVGITDNITISSTIGRNKSIIPGSVLAAVINGTNHFLENMAQHGITIHHAGGETADVGDIVRTIDVGITAFGRIKRNELVINNIQPGNVIVGLASYGQSTYETDYNGGMGSNGLTSARHDVFSKAYAEKYPDSYNPLIPNEVVYTGSKKLTDTLSIGGKDITVGKLVLSPTRTYLPVIKTILAQHKSAISGMIHCSGGGQTKVKHFMGDVHVIKNNLFPTPPLFELIQTESKTDWKEMYKVFNMGCRLEIYTDAVAAEAIIAIAKSYNIDAQIIGRIENADAPKISVITEHGHFEY